The genomic DNA ATGATATCCAGCCGCGCCCCTTCCATCAGGGTTCCCTGGCAGCATGCCGTAAAGCAGAATTCCACGGCATCCGGCACTACTCCGGAGAGGGCGCCGATCTCCATGGTAACTGACAGTACTCGGCGCCCGGCTGAGTGTTCCAGACAAATATCGACCACACTTTGAGTAATGGACATTTCATGCATCGGTTAATCGGCCCTCCGCGACTGGTTTCTCAGGATACTACCAGAAAAAGCCGGTAAGAGATAGCCATCTCCCGATTGCCCGGTTTGCAGCGGCATTCCTTGTTTCGCCGGAACTGCTGGTGTATAATTCCGCCTTCAGCTCCAGAACAAGAAATGAGGGTTCCCCGGTGAAACTCAATACCAAGCTGGTCATCATCATGCTTACCCTGCTGGTCATCGCCGTGCTGACATTGTTCGTCATGAACCAGTACAGTCAGCACAAGCTGGTCGAAGAGATCCAGGACAGCTCCAGCGCCATTTCCGAAGTACTGCAGAAGAGCGTCGAGGACCTGACCTCCGAGACCGATGCCGAGACCTCAAAGCTGTCGGAATACGTCGATGAAGCCCGGAAAAAAGGGATCGACGAGATCAACATCATCGACAACGACGGAGAAATCATCGACTCGTCTGACCCGGCCAAGATCGGCAAGCAACGGGACCTGAAGAAGCTGCAGAAGGGGTTCAAACCCATCCCCGGCGCCAAAGGGGCGCGAGGGGTGGCAGGGACGATTGTCAAGCCTTATAAACTAGTGGTGCCGGTGATCATCGGCGACCAGCAGCTGGGATTCGTTGAGATCAACCTGCTGCTGGACAATATCCGGGAGATTCAGCACGATAATTTCGTCCGCCGCCTGGTAGCCACTTTCCTGGTCTTTATTTTCGGTACTGCCACTATCATCTTCCTGGCCCGGCGCTACACCGACCCGATTCATCGCCTCGCCGCAGGGGTCAAGAAAGTTTCTGCCGGAGACCTGAGCGTTACCTTCCCGGTGGAAAGCGGCGACGAAATCGGCGAACTGGCGGTAAACTTCAACGAGATGGTAGGAAAGCTCAGGGAACGCGAATCTCTGGAAAAGCGGCTTTACGAGGCTGAGCACCTGTCCCGGGTCGGGCAACTGGCATCTGGGATTGCCCATGAAATCAGAAACCCACTCAATTACATCAGCCTGGCCGCCGATCACCTCAAAAACGAGATTCAAGTTGCCTGTGACGGCTCGCGTTCGGACCTTAGCGATCTGCTGGACAAGATCAAGGAAGAGGTGCGGCGCGCCAATTACATGGTACTGAATTTCATGAATTACGGCCGGCCGTTGAAAATTCGGCCAAGCGAAGTATCATATTCAGAGCTTGTCAATAAAGCGCTCCCGGTATTGGCCGATAAGCTTGAGGAACAGCGGATAAAGATCATAACCGATATTGCGCCGGACCTGCCGCTGATGTGGGCTGATCCGGAACTGATGCGTAACTGTCTGGTCAACTTCATCACCAATGCATCCCAGGCAATGCCGGACGGCGGCGCCATAACCCTTGGTGCCAGGCTTGACTCCGACAAGAACCAGTTCGAATTGACATTCGCCGATGAAGGGACCGGCATCAACCCCGAAGAGTTGGACAAGATTTTCCAGCCCTATTTTACAACCAAAGAAGCGGGTATCGGCCTTGGCTTAGCCATAACCGAACGGATCATCCGGGAACATGGCGGCACCATCGAAGTAGCCAGCGAACCAGGCGCATGGACGATCTTCACCGTGACCCTACCCACCCGGCCGGTGACCCAATAGTTTAGAAAGAGGAGTATGAATGACCGGCAGCATCCTTATCGTTGACGATGAAAAAGGCCAGCGCGACATCCTTGAGGCAATCCTCAACCGTGAAGGCTATCAGGCCGTATCAGTGCCCGGTGGCCGGGAAGCACTCAAAAAGCTCGAACAGAGTGAATTCGACTTGATCCTGACCGACCTGAAAATGCAGGGGCTCTCCGGCATGGAACTCCTTGAGACGATCCTTGCCCAGAATCCGGACCAGTCGGTAATAATGATGACTGCCCACGGCAGTGTCGATTCCGCGGTAGAGGCCATGGAAAAAGGGGCGTTTTCCTACCTGGAAAAGCCGCTGGACCGGGACAAGCTGCTGATTACCCTGCGCAAGGCATTTGAGCAGATTACCCTGCAGCACGAAAACAGGCTGCTGCACAAGAAACTGCAGGACACGATCACGCTGCCGCAGATAATCGGCGACCACCAGAAGATCAAAGAGGTCTACCGGATTGTCAACAAGATCGCCCCAACCACATCCACTGTCCTGATTTACGGTGAGTCGGGCACCGGCAAGGAGCTGGTTGCCCGGGCCATTCACGAGCTTTCACCCCGGCGTAACGCCCCGTTCCTCGCCATCAACTGTGCCGCTATCCCGGAAACCCTTATTGAGAGTGAACTGTTCGGCCATGAAAAAGGTTCGTTTACCGGCGCTACTGCCCGGGAAACCGGCATTTTCGAGGCTGCCACCGGCGGCACGGTCTTTCTGGACGAGATCGGCGAAATGAATGTCTCGATGCAGGCCAAACTGCTGAGGGCGATCCAGGAGCGAGAGGTCCGCCGGGTCGGCGGCAAGGTCAATATTCCCGTTGACGTCAGGATCATCTCTGCCACGAACAAGGACCTTGAAGCGGAAACCAAGCGAGGCGGGTTTCGCGAAGATCTCTATTATCGGCTCAATGTCATTCGCATAAATCTCCCTTCGCTCAGAGAGCGGGGCAACGACATCGCAGCGCTTGCCGATTTCTTTGTCAAAAAATACAGCTCAGCCTCAGGACTTTCTATAAAAGGAATAGCCAAGCCGACCTTAAAGTACCTGATGAACTACACCTGGCCGGGTAATGTCCGGCAACTGGAGTCGGTTATCGAGCGCGGAGTCATGATGGCTGAAGGAGACCTGATCCAGCCCGAGGATCTGCCGGGAGAAGTCACCCAGAGCAGTTCCCCGGTCGAGGCCATCCGTTTTGATCTCCCCCCTGAAGGGGTATCGCTGGAACAGCTTGAACGGGAACTGATCACCAAGGCAATGGACCGAACCGGCTGGGTTATTGCCAAAGCCGCTCCGCTGCTCGGCATGAGCTACAAAACACTGCAGTACCGGCTTGACAAATTCGGCATCGAAAAGCCTTAGCGCTAACGGCCGATAGCTTGCGCAACTAACAAATTGCAGATTACCGTCTCTAAAGGGGCCTCTATGGATTTCAAGACCATGCTGCACCGTTTCACCGTAATCCCGTCACTTACGCCCGAGCTCTCCCGCCTGCAGAAAATCGCCACCAACCTTTGGTGGACCTGGGAGCCCGAAGCCAGGGAGCTTTTCAAGCGAATCGACCTGGAGTTGTGGCATACCGTCCGGCATAACCCGGTGGAGATGCTTGGCACCCTGCAGCAGGCGACCCTTGACAGCCTGGCCGCCGACGAAGGGTTTATGTCAACCTTGGAGCAGGTGGACGAAAAGCTGCAGGCATACCTCTCTGGTACGACCTGGTTTGAAAAGATGCACGGCAAGGACCATCAGCTCTCTACCGCCTATTTTTCCATGGAATTCGGCTTTCACGAGTCGCTCCCCATCTATTCCGGCGGTCTCGGCATTCTCTCCGGCGATCACCTGAAATCAGCAAGCGACCTCGGCATCCCGCTGGTCGGTGTCGGGCTGTTGTACCGGCAGGGATACTTCAGGCAGTACCTCAATATCGAGGGGTGGCAGCAGGAATACTACCCGGAAAACGACTTCTACAACCTCCCTCTGCATCTGGAGCGTGACGAAAACCGGGTGCCGCTTACCGTGGAGGTCGATCTTCCCGGCCGCAAGCTGAAGGCCCACATCTGGCGGGTACAAGTCGGCAGAATACCGCTCTACCTGCTTGACACCAACCTTGAGGAAAATTCCCCCGAGGACCGGGAGATTACCGCCCAGCTCTACGGTGGCGACCAGGAGATGAGAATCCGCCAGGAGATTCTCCTCGGCATTGGTGGCGTCCGCGCGCTCAGGCTGCTCGGCATCATCCCCAACGTCTGCCATATGAATGAAGGCCATTCCGCCTTCCTGGGGCTGGAGCGAATCAGGCTGATGATGGCGAAATTCAAGGTGTCCTTTAACGAGGCACTGGAGGCAGTGCGCGCCGGGACCGTCTTTACCACGCATACTCCGGTGGAGGCCGGAATCGACCACTTCCACCCCGACCTGCTCGAAAAATACCTGGGGAAATATTACCGGAGCATCGGCATGTCCAAGGATGAGTTCCTCGGACTGGGACGGCAAAATCCGGCCAACCACCATGAATCGTTCTGCATGGCGGTGTTGGCGCTGAAACTGGCGGCGCATGCCAACGGCGTCAGCGAACTGCATGGCGAAGTGTCCCGGCAGATGTGGAAAAATCTCTGGCCCGAGCTCCCGGAAGAGCATCTGCCGCTCTCTTCCATCACCAACGGTGTTCATGCCAAAACCTGGCTTTCCCACGATATGGCCGGGCTCCTGACTAGATACCTCGGCAACCGCTGGCTGGAAGAGCCGACCAACCAAGGAGTATGGCGGAGAATGTCGAAAATTCCGGATGCCGAGTTGTGGCGGATTCATGAGCGTTGCCGGGAACGTCTGGTTGGCTTTGCCCGCGAGCGGCTGAAAGCCCAACTGGCCCAGGTAGGCGCCACGCCGAAAGAGATCGAGGCGGCGGACGAGGTGCTTGATCCCGAGACGCTGACCATCGGCTTTGCCCGTCGCTTTGCCACCTACAAAAGAGGCACCCTGCTGCTCCGCGATCCGGAGCGATTGGCGCGAATCCTCAACAACAGCGAGCGGCCGGTACAGATTATCTTTGCCGGCAAGGCGCACCCGCACGATACCGAAGGAAAGGAACTGATCCGCCAGATCGTCCAGTTCTCCAAACAGGAGCCGTTCCGGCACAAGATCGTCTTCATCGAGGATTATGACATGTCGGTGGCCCGCCACCTGGTCCAGGGGGTCGATGTCTGGCTCAACACGCCACGCCGACCGCTAGAAGCCAGCGGTACCAGCGGCATGAAAGTCGCTTTCAACGGCGGCCTCAATATGAGCATCCTCGACGGCTGGTGGTGCGAAGGGTATCACGGCAACAACGGCTGGGCCATCGGCAAGGGTGAAGTCTACAGCGATATCGAATACCAGAATGAGGTGGAAGGGCGCGCCATCTATGATCTCTTGGAGAAAGAGGTGGTGCCGCTGTTCTATGACCGCGGCGGAGACAGCATGCCACGCGGTTGGATCTCATGGATGAAAAACTCGATGATGTCCCTCTGTCCGGTGTTCAGCACCGACAGGATGGTGCAGGAATATGCCGATCGTTTCTACACCCACTCTTACAGCCATTGGAAGAAACTGGCTGAAGACGATTTAAAGCTGGCCAGCGATCTCTCGAAATGGAAGGCCAATATCCGATCTATCTGGCACAAGATAAGGATCGACGGCATTGAGTCCAATGGCACCGACGAAGTTGCCAGCGGCTCAAAAATCATGGCCTCTGCCCGGATTTTTCTCGGTGACCTGACCTTGAACGAAATCGCGGTCGATGCCTATTTTGGAGTGCTTGATTCCAGGGGCAACATTGTCGGCGGCGAACTGATCCCCCTTACCAAAGCTGAAGATCTGGGGGGCGGCACCTATCGCTTCCAGGGAGAGCTTGAATGCCGGTTCTGCGGGCGTCACGGCTTTCTGGTCAGGATCATGCCCAGCCACCCCGAACTGGGGCCAATATACGAGCCGGGACTCCTTCGCTGGGGGTAATGGCGGTTCCGGGTTGAGAAAATTCCGGAGGTAGGTTATCTTGTGGGGCCGAGTAGTCGGCCCCATTTCTTTTTTTCGTTGACCGTGATGAAACTATTAAAATTTACCATTCTCCTACTGTCATTAACGCTTGCGGCCTGCACCTCAATGGTCCCCAGGGAGAGCCTCCCCTTCCCACTTACCAATGCTGACTCGCCGAAACAGGTTAAGGTGGTGAGCATCCCGTTGCCGGTGATTGCCTCCAGTCCCAATGAAGGGATAACTGGCGGCGCACTGACCGCGTTCCTCATCCACAACGCCAAAGATGAGATCAACACCCTGGTGGCGCCGCAGGTCAACTACAATGAAAACTTCGGGGTCACGACCTCACTTTATGGGGCATTCTACCCCACCCCCTCCCGGAATTGGGAAACCAACCTCTCGCAGTCGACAAAGATCAACAACGATTATGAACTGCGGATCACTGACAAGAGTTTCTTAGATGGCAAACTTGAGCTTAATGCCTTTGCTTTTCATCTGACCGACGGTTCATCCCGCTTTTTCGGCTTCCAGTCCGACAGCAGCAAGGACAACGAAACCAACTATGCCAACAAGGAGACCGGCTTTACGCTTTCCGCCTCCTACAACTTCTGGCGACATGTCAGCTTCTTTACCGGAGAGCGCCTGCGGGTCGTCTCCATCCGTGAAGGGGCAGTAAAAGGGGTACCGTTCTTAAAGGACGTCTTCAACCCGGCCGAAGTGCCGGGCAGCGACGGCTTCACCGCCCATGCCCAGAGATTCGGGCTCAGCTACAGCACCCTGGACAGCATGATCGCTCCAACTTTCGGCGGCTACGCCAGGGTTTCGGTGGAAATCAGTTCGGAGAACCTCGGCAGCAGTGCCAATTACCAGCATTACGAGGCAGAGGCCAAGGGGTACATCCCGCTGGACAATACCCGCTACATCACTGCCTTTCGGCTTGCCTACAATCAGACCCTTGGCAGCTCGGTACCATTCCTGGAGAGGAGTATCCTCGGCGGAGAATCGACCCTGCGGGGCTACGGCCGTAACCGGTTCATCGACTCCAGCTACTTCCTGTGCAATCTTGAGGAGAGAATCCGGCTGTTCCGGTGGGAGATTTTTGACGTTACTGCGGATTGGGAACTGGCACCGTTCATTGATCTCGGCGCGGTTATCGAAAAGCTGGACAAGGCCAATTCGCGCAACTTCGAATTCAACCCCGGCGTCGGCTTCCGGGCGATTGTCCGACCGAACATCGTTGGCAGGGTGGATCTGGGGTTCGGCAAGGATGGTCCGGCGGTATTTGTCGGCCTAGGACATCCGTTCTGACTTGATTGCGCTGAAAACGCCCATCTGCGTTGTTCCCTTCGTCGCTCGTCGCTGCGGCGTAGCGCTGCTACGCCTCACTTCTCGCTCCTCGGTGCCTAGCATCTGGACATTTTTGAGCGCAATCAGACCCTCACATCCAGCTCCTCGTATGCCTTGACCTTGCGAAGTCTTCGCGCCTGGATCAATCTTTATTTACGGAACTCCCTTGCCGGGTGCCGCGACGCTCGAAC from Geoanaerobacter pelophilus includes the following:
- a CDS encoding hydrogenase maturation nickel metallochaperone HypA translates to MHEMSITQSVVDICLEHSAGRRVLSVTMEIGALSGVVPDAVEFCFTACCQGTLMEGARLDIIAIEGVGRCTACGLEFSRKSLFDPCPACGEYGIEQLAGEELRVRELEIADDPLS
- a CDS encoding sensor histidine kinase, translating into MKLNTKLVIIMLTLLVIAVLTLFVMNQYSQHKLVEEIQDSSSAISEVLQKSVEDLTSETDAETSKLSEYVDEARKKGIDEINIIDNDGEIIDSSDPAKIGKQRDLKKLQKGFKPIPGAKGARGVAGTIVKPYKLVVPVIIGDQQLGFVEINLLLDNIREIQHDNFVRRLVATFLVFIFGTATIIFLARRYTDPIHRLAAGVKKVSAGDLSVTFPVESGDEIGELAVNFNEMVGKLRERESLEKRLYEAEHLSRVGQLASGIAHEIRNPLNYISLAADHLKNEIQVACDGSRSDLSDLLDKIKEEVRRANYMVLNFMNYGRPLKIRPSEVSYSELVNKALPVLADKLEEQRIKIITDIAPDLPLMWADPELMRNCLVNFITNASQAMPDGGAITLGARLDSDKNQFELTFADEGTGINPEELDKIFQPYFTTKEAGIGLGLAITERIIREHGGTIEVASEPGAWTIFTVTLPTRPVTQ
- a CDS encoding sigma-54-dependent transcriptional regulator; this translates as MTGSILIVDDEKGQRDILEAILNREGYQAVSVPGGREALKKLEQSEFDLILTDLKMQGLSGMELLETILAQNPDQSVIMMTAHGSVDSAVEAMEKGAFSYLEKPLDRDKLLITLRKAFEQITLQHENRLLHKKLQDTITLPQIIGDHQKIKEVYRIVNKIAPTTSTVLIYGESGTGKELVARAIHELSPRRNAPFLAINCAAIPETLIESELFGHEKGSFTGATARETGIFEAATGGTVFLDEIGEMNVSMQAKLLRAIQEREVRRVGGKVNIPVDVRIISATNKDLEAETKRGGFREDLYYRLNVIRINLPSLRERGNDIAALADFFVKKYSSASGLSIKGIAKPTLKYLMNYTWPGNVRQLESVIERGVMMAEGDLIQPEDLPGEVTQSSSPVEAIRFDLPPEGVSLEQLERELITKAMDRTGWVIAKAAPLLGMSYKTLQYRLDKFGIEKP
- a CDS encoding glycosyltransferase family 1 protein, encoding MDFKTMLHRFTVIPSLTPELSRLQKIATNLWWTWEPEARELFKRIDLELWHTVRHNPVEMLGTLQQATLDSLAADEGFMSTLEQVDEKLQAYLSGTTWFEKMHGKDHQLSTAYFSMEFGFHESLPIYSGGLGILSGDHLKSASDLGIPLVGVGLLYRQGYFRQYLNIEGWQQEYYPENDFYNLPLHLERDENRVPLTVEVDLPGRKLKAHIWRVQVGRIPLYLLDTNLEENSPEDREITAQLYGGDQEMRIRQEILLGIGGVRALRLLGIIPNVCHMNEGHSAFLGLERIRLMMAKFKVSFNEALEAVRAGTVFTTHTPVEAGIDHFHPDLLEKYLGKYYRSIGMSKDEFLGLGRQNPANHHESFCMAVLALKLAAHANGVSELHGEVSRQMWKNLWPELPEEHLPLSSITNGVHAKTWLSHDMAGLLTRYLGNRWLEEPTNQGVWRRMSKIPDAELWRIHERCRERLVGFARERLKAQLAQVGATPKEIEAADEVLDPETLTIGFARRFATYKRGTLLLRDPERLARILNNSERPVQIIFAGKAHPHDTEGKELIRQIVQFSKQEPFRHKIVFIEDYDMSVARHLVQGVDVWLNTPRRPLEASGTSGMKVAFNGGLNMSILDGWWCEGYHGNNGWAIGKGEVYSDIEYQNEVEGRAIYDLLEKEVVPLFYDRGGDSMPRGWISWMKNSMMSLCPVFSTDRMVQEYADRFYTHSYSHWKKLAEDDLKLASDLSKWKANIRSIWHKIRIDGIESNGTDEVASGSKIMASARIFLGDLTLNEIAVDAYFGVLDSRGNIVGGELIPLTKAEDLGGGTYRFQGELECRFCGRHGFLVRIMPSHPELGPIYEPGLLRWG
- a CDS encoding BamA/TamA family outer membrane protein: MKLLKFTILLLSLTLAACTSMVPRESLPFPLTNADSPKQVKVVSIPLPVIASSPNEGITGGALTAFLIHNAKDEINTLVAPQVNYNENFGVTTSLYGAFYPTPSRNWETNLSQSTKINNDYELRITDKSFLDGKLELNAFAFHLTDGSSRFFGFQSDSSKDNETNYANKETGFTLSASYNFWRHVSFFTGERLRVVSIREGAVKGVPFLKDVFNPAEVPGSDGFTAHAQRFGLSYSTLDSMIAPTFGGYARVSVEISSENLGSSANYQHYEAEAKGYIPLDNTRYITAFRLAYNQTLGSSVPFLERSILGGESTLRGYGRNRFIDSSYFLCNLEERIRLFRWEIFDVTADWELAPFIDLGAVIEKLDKANSRNFEFNPGVGFRAIVRPNIVGRVDLGFGKDGPAVFVGLGHPF